The following are from one region of the Candidatus Paceibacterota bacterium genome:
- a CDS encoding M23 family metallopeptidase, which yields MEQEENKVSSLSPIFLIMLTFAIICDLADIFANLFELIVSASIPFVSVFIDLIAAIVIGTWLKRHGATPTKGPASVKKSAEKVKDEGQRVSGVLGKSKAYLKQIIVSFILEQIPFIGGLLPMWTINVISVLKERRTLYLVIAATMIMAPLFIMGFGEMMKPEVCATPNGATTDLSGNGFPVKNPSQEAINRINSPPCYTPGSSQNSGASCPDGGMFGAQRSGGRRHAGLDITVPRGTCPRSIITNPSSAPEACRVYAIKEGKVVLIIKNFFAGTDSVMINHGDYVAHYTEITPLVSMGQEIQSGQHIGNIIANTSGGSAMCHFELYTAGTTNSTQWYGNDVQKPTQLLEPHTFLRSLLNK from the coding sequence ATGGAACAAGAAGAAAATAAAGTAAGTTCTCTGAGCCCGATTTTTCTTATAATGTTAACTTTCGCAATAATCTGCGACCTTGCAGATATTTTTGCGAATCTTTTTGAGCTAATTGTAAGCGCATCAATACCCTTCGTAAGCGTTTTTATAGATCTTATTGCTGCAATAGTTATTGGAACTTGGTTAAAACGTCATGGGGCTACACCAACAAAAGGACCTGCTAGTGTTAAAAAATCTGCAGAGAAGGTAAAAGACGAGGGACAAAGGGTAAGCGGCGTCTTAGGAAAATCAAAAGCCTACTTAAAACAAATAATAGTTTCTTTCATCTTAGAACAAATACCTTTTATAGGAGGTCTCCTGCCAATGTGGACAATAAACGTAATCTCTGTTCTTAAAGAAAGAAGAACACTTTATTTGGTAATCGCAGCCACTATGATTATGGCTCCTCTGTTTATAATGGGCTTTGGAGAAATGATGAAGCCAGAAGTCTGTGCTACTCCAAACGGGGCAACTACTGACTTAAGCGGAAACGGATTCCCAGTTAAAAATCCATCTCAAGAAGCAATTAACAGAATAAACTCTCCTCCCTGCTATACTCCAGGCAGTTCTCAAAATTCGGGAGCCAGCTGCCCAGATGGAGGCATGTTCGGAGCACAAAGAAGTGGCGGCAGAAGGCATGCGGGCTTAGATATAACCGTGCCCCGAGGCACTTGTCCAAGATCAATAATTACAAACCCCTCCTCTGCCCCCGAAGCTTGTAGGGTTTATGCCATAAAAGAAGGAAAAGTCGTCTTGATAATAAAAAATTTTTTTGCAGGGACTGACAGTGTGATGATTAACCACGGAGACTATGTTGCGCACTATACAGAAATCACTCCGTTAGTTAGTATGGGGCAAGAAATACAATCAGGCCAACACATTGGAAATATAATAGCAAACACCTCTGGAGGAAGTGCGATGTGCCATTTTGAGCTTTATACAGCTGGAACAACCAATTCTACACAATGGTATGGAAATGACGTCCAAAAACCCACCCAACTTTTAGAACCTCATACCTTCTTAAGATCGCTTTTAAATAAATGA
- a CDS encoding DUF87 domain-containing protein yields MFPTKKQEEENPETKKELQVEKEERLINIYDIIAPSAVGVFQNYIKIGEKIAKTFFVLTFPQTVATGWLSPIINLDEIIDISIFVYPVSTEKIIRQLQKKLTEVEALIMEREEKGLIRDPGLQAAQQNIEELRDKLTRAEEKMFKVGVYFSIYADKKSQLEKIEKSITQIFESSLIYTKSAVFRQKEGFYSVSPLSMDQLNTNTSMNTSPLSTVFPFVSFELTSDRGILYGINRHNNSLIIFDRFSLENANMVTFAKSGSGKSYFQKLEIFRSLIQDIDVIVIDPENEYKYLAETVGGSYFNISLSSSHHINPFDLPPAVEGEPKEGTFRSNIINLVGLLRLMLGGLTPEEDAIIDQAINLTYSARDITADSDFYNQTPPLLSDLQKVLEGMEGGESIAKRLEKYTTGAYSGFLNRHTSVELEGSKMVVFSIRDLEEELRPVAMYLILHYIWNIIRSELKKRYLIVDEAWVMMKHEEAASFLFGIAKRARKYYLGVSTITQDVNDFMISEYGKSIISNSSLQMLLKQSPATIDTVSQTFNLTKEERYLLLQARVGEGLFFAGAKHAAIKVVASFGEDQIITTNPEQILAIRKAKEELEEGIEGVERKTENK; encoded by the coding sequence ATGTTCCCAACAAAAAAACAAGAAGAAGAAAATCCAGAGACAAAAAAAGAACTTCAAGTAGAAAAAGAAGAACGGCTTATCAATATTTACGACATTATAGCGCCATCAGCTGTTGGGGTTTTCCAAAATTATATAAAAATAGGGGAAAAAATCGCAAAAACTTTTTTTGTTTTAACATTCCCTCAAACAGTTGCCACGGGCTGGCTTTCCCCAATCATAAATTTGGACGAAATAATTGATATTTCAATTTTTGTCTATCCCGTATCAACAGAAAAGATTATAAGACAACTACAGAAAAAACTTACAGAAGTTGAAGCACTAATTATGGAAAGAGAAGAGAAGGGATTAATTAGAGACCCAGGGCTACAAGCTGCTCAACAAAACATTGAAGAACTGAGGGACAAATTGACAAGGGCTGAAGAAAAAATGTTTAAAGTTGGAGTATATTTTTCAATATATGCGGACAAGAAAAGCCAGCTTGAAAAAATAGAAAAAAGTATAACTCAAATTTTTGAATCAAGTCTTATTTACACAAAATCTGCTGTTTTCCGCCAAAAAGAGGGTTTTTATTCTGTCTCGCCCCTTTCAATGGACCAGTTAAACACAAATACCTCAATGAACACCTCGCCTCTATCTACCGTTTTTCCTTTTGTTTCGTTTGAGCTCACTTCAGACAGAGGCATACTTTATGGGATAAACCGTCATAATAATTCTCTTATTATCTTTGACAGATTTTCTCTCGAAAATGCAAATATGGTAACTTTTGCAAAAAGCGGTAGCGGAAAAAGCTATTTCCAAAAATTAGAAATCTTCCGCTCTTTAATTCAAGATATCGATGTTATCGTAATTGACCCTGAAAACGAATATAAATACCTTGCAGAAACAGTAGGAGGATCTTATTTTAATATTTCTTTGAGCTCAAGCCACCACATAAATCCTTTTGATCTGCCTCCTGCTGTTGAGGGAGAACCAAAAGAAGGAACTTTCCGTTCAAATATAATAAACCTTGTGGGACTCTTGCGTTTAATGCTCGGAGGCCTAACTCCAGAGGAAGATGCAATTATAGACCAAGCAATAAATCTTACTTATTCTGCAAGAGATATTACTGCTGATTCTGACTTTTATAATCAAACTCCTCCGCTTTTATCTGACTTGCAAAAAGTCCTTGAAGGAATGGAGGGAGGGGAGTCTATCGCAAAACGTCTTGAAAAATACACTACAGGCGCTTACTCTGGATTTTTAAACCGGCACACAAGCGTAGAATTAGAAGGAAGTAAAATGGTAGTCTTTTCAATAAGAGACCTTGAGGAAGAATTAAGACCAGTCGCAATGTATTTAATTTTGCACTATATATGGAACATCATAAGATCAGAACTCAAAAAAAGATATCTTATTGTGGATGAAGCTTGGGTTATGATGAAACACGAAGAAGCTGCTTCTTTCCTTTTTGGAATAGCAAAGCGTGCAAGAAAATATTATCTTGGTGTTTCAACAATCACCCAAGACGTTAATGATTTTATGATATCTGAATATGGAAAATCAATTATCTCGAACTCTTCTCTCCAAATGCTCTTAAAACAATCACCAGCGACCATAGACACGGTAAGTCAAACTTTTAATTTAACAAAAGAAGAAAGATATTTACTTTTGCAGGCAAGAGTTGGCGAAGGACTCTTTTTCGCAGGCGCAAAACATGCCGCCATAAAAGTAGTTGCCTCTTTTGGAGAAGACCAAATTATCACTACAAATCCAGAACAAATTTTGGCGATAAGAAAAGCCAAAGAGGAGTTAGAAGAAGGGATCGAAGGGGTTGAAAGGAAAACAGAAAATAAATAA
- a CDS encoding PrgI family protein: MQYYVPQFIESESKIIGPLSLRQFFLMAGPLIFVIVLYLIFKNIFISFLLGILLIGGGAAFALFKYQGQDLVSIFSYGISYFLNPKEYIWFKKGQEMVSLKEVEKVIEKKEETVPQRRAEESKLKKMAWMLEAKKNETEEEFRPENNIIKNKE; the protein is encoded by the coding sequence ATGCAATATTACGTTCCCCAATTTATAGAATCAGAATCAAAAATTATAGGACCTCTTTCTCTGAGACAATTTTTCTTAATGGCTGGTCCATTAATTTTTGTTATAGTTTTATATTTGATTTTTAAAAATATTTTTATTTCTTTCCTTTTGGGTATTCTGCTTATCGGAGGAGGAGCAGCCTTTGCCCTGTTTAAATATCAAGGGCAAGATTTAGTTTCAATATTCTCATACGGTATTTCTTATTTTTTAAACCCAAAAGAATATATTTGGTTTAAAAAAGGCCAAGAAATGGTATCCTTAAAAGAGGTTGAAAAAGTTATAGAAAAAAAAGAAGAAACCGTACCCCAAAGAAGGGCAGAAGAAAGTAAATTAAAGAAAATGGCTTGGATGTTAGAAGCGAAAAAGAACGAAACAGAAGAAGAATTTCGGCCCGAGAACAATATTATTAAAAATAAAGAATAA
- a CDS encoding type IV secretion system protein, producing MPLANMIFILAFVTIAIATILGIEAYGIKKLLPVLIIMALLVNFAPVFVGLIVDAGNIIVYYFVRGIGFEKLVDADNDYISLFISTASAGFSGVMPAATFSQYLTWAVLGKAQCEERYGSCGELSGPRGNLGGEWSDFEACIKDKAPNAEETGWAILESLSEKYSEDEANKILAECAGASNQPNPGILAPTIYLIGAAVAMVMAIGTLMTMTALFLVRNLAIWLLVILAPLAFAAYILPATRDYFKKWWQYVIQWSFIGVAASFFLYLATQMLEVSSSIDMASIVGDELLGNIIALLVTVGFPVIVMVIGLFAAVKSGGTVGAKVIGGVKKLGKLTAVGTGAAIGYTALKGAEKGKGVFGKPGTSLYNWASKLEDSKWTPIKPGALTGHRPEEVEKHHKKWQPRYANLDEKRLGAAATELAGKEIGGYSTIGKRREARAWAILEAAQKQGIDIDQGAWGKLKGKLEKNPKYKKLLEKTEIANPHIVSTNPSRGLNRRENLDLLFSKMTRHEKTSASKKSYWDDSLNNGAGGIKDRLVVEATIRSSDIKDLSTILSSPEKGKAIHARLTEGAPDRAADPTGYITTVKANIQNIVQNPSQANELIEKLGGPRAKGGTGRPNAQLIRKSGIDLTS from the coding sequence ATGCCCCTGGCAAACATGATCTTCATTTTGGCTTTTGTTACTATTGCAATTGCTACAATTTTAGGAATTGAGGCTTATGGCATTAAAAAATTACTCCCGGTATTAATTATTATGGCTTTACTTGTCAACTTTGCGCCTGTTTTTGTAGGGCTTATTGTAGATGCTGGAAATATTATTGTTTATTATTTTGTCCGGGGCATTGGCTTTGAAAAATTAGTAGACGCAGATAACGATTATATAAGCTTATTTATTTCCACTGCTTCAGCAGGATTTAGTGGTGTAATGCCAGCAGCAACGTTTTCTCAGTATTTAACTTGGGCAGTACTTGGAAAAGCTCAATGCGAGGAGAGATACGGCTCATGCGGAGAACTTTCTGGTCCTCGTGGAAACTTAGGAGGTGAGTGGTCAGATTTCGAAGCATGCATAAAAGATAAAGCTCCAAACGCAGAAGAAACTGGTTGGGCAATTCTCGAAAGTTTGAGTGAAAAATATAGCGAAGACGAGGCAAATAAAATATTAGCTGAATGTGCAGGGGCAAGTAATCAACCTAATCCGGGAATCTTAGCACCAACAATTTATCTTATAGGAGCAGCTGTTGCAATGGTAATGGCAATAGGGACTTTAATGACAATGACAGCTCTCTTTTTAGTAAGAAACCTTGCAATTTGGCTACTTGTAATTTTAGCGCCGCTTGCATTTGCCGCTTACATTCTTCCTGCAACAAGGGACTATTTTAAAAAATGGTGGCAATATGTTATCCAGTGGTCCTTTATCGGAGTTGCTGCTTCTTTCTTTTTATACCTTGCAACTCAAATGTTAGAAGTTTCAAGTTCAATAGATATGGCTTCGATCGTGGGAGACGAACTTCTTGGAAATATTATTGCTTTATTGGTCACGGTAGGTTTTCCTGTTATCGTAATGGTAATTGGCCTTTTTGCAGCAGTAAAAAGTGGCGGCACGGTTGGTGCTAAAGTTATCGGTGGAGTCAAAAAACTTGGCAAATTAACAGCTGTAGGCACAGGAGCTGCTATTGGATATACTGCCTTGAAAGGAGCCGAAAAAGGGAAAGGCGTTTTTGGCAAACCAGGAACAAGTTTATATAATTGGGCGAGCAAGCTCGAGGATAGTAAATGGACGCCTATAAAACCAGGGGCACTTACTGGACATCGCCCTGAAGAAGTAGAAAAACATCACAAAAAATGGCAGCCAAGGTACGCAAACCTTGATGAAAAGAGACTTGGGGCAGCAGCAACAGAACTTGCCGGAAAAGAAATAGGAGGATATTCAACAATTGGCAAAAGAAGAGAAGCAAGAGCTTGGGCAATCCTTGAAGCCGCCCAAAAGCAAGGCATAGACATTGATCAAGGAGCCTGGGGTAAATTAAAAGGAAAGCTAGAGAAAAATCCGAAATATAAAAAGTTACTAGAAAAAACCGAGATAGCAAACCCTCATATTGTTTCAACAAACCCATCACGAGGATTAAACAGAAGAGAAAATCTTGATTTACTATTTAGCAAAATGACGCGCCACGAAAAAACTAGTGCATCCAAAAAGAGTTACTGGGATGATAGTTTAAATAATGGCGCAGGCGGCATAAAAGATAGGCTTGTTGTAGAAGCCACAATAAGGTCCTCTGATATAAAAGATTTAAGCACAATACTTTCAAGCCCAGAAAAAGGAAAAGCTATTCATGCTCGATTAACAGAAGGAGCACCAGACCGAGCAGCTGACCCAACAGGATATATAACCACGGTTAAAGCAAATATACAAAACATTGTTCAAAATCCTTCCCAGGCAAATGAATTAATTGAAAAACTTGGCGGACCAAGAGCAAAAGGAGGAACAGGACGACCAAATGCGCAACTAATAAGAAAGTCTGGTATCGACCTTACGTCATAG
- the rsmA gene encoding 16S rRNA (adenine(1518)-N(6)/adenine(1519)-N(6))-dimethyltransferase RsmA translates to MSLKKKIKETLEKNNLKPKKYFGQNFLIEKGILNQVIETADLKKEDFILEVGSGLGTLTKELAKRVKKVIAFEKDKELARILNQEFDIKNIKNVKIIPEDILKSKIENFGTKYKVVANLPYYITSPVIRKFLEMENPPFLMVFMVQKEVAKRICQKPPNMSLLSVAVQIYATPKIVKIVKKDSFWPKPKVDSAILKISPLIKAKNEIMNANQFFKIVKAGFSSPRKQLKNNFQKVLSKKEMFHVKHCLDLSRRAQSLSIDEWTKIYKTLAKKK, encoded by the coding sequence ATGAGTTTAAAAAAAAAGATTAAAGAAACTCTTGAAAAAAATAATTTAAAGCCGAAAAAATATTTTGGACAGAATTTTTTAATTGAAAAAGGAATATTAAATCAAGTTATAGAGACTGCAGATCTTAAAAAAGAAGATTTTATTCTTGAAGTAGGGTCAGGACTTGGAACCCTTACAAAAGAATTGGCAAAAAGGGTAAAAAAAGTAATCGCCTTTGAAAAAGATAAAGAATTGGCTCGAATTTTAAATCAAGAATTTGATATAAAAAATATTAAAAACGTAAAAATAATACCGGAGGATATTCTCAAATCTAAAATAGAAAATTTTGGAACAAAATATAAAGTAGTAGCAAATTTGCCCTATTATATTACTTCTCCTGTAATTAGAAAATTCTTAGAAATGGAAAATCCTCCTTTTTTAATGGTATTTATGGTCCAAAAAGAGGTTGCAAAAAGAATATGTCAAAAACCGCCAAATATGTCTCTTCTTTCTGTGGCAGTTCAGATTTATGCAACGCCCAAGATAGTAAAAATAGTTAAAAAAGATAGTTTTTGGCCAAAACCAAAAGTTGATAGCGCTATTTTGAAAATAAGCCCTCTAATTAAAGCTAAAAATGAAATAATGAATGCTAATCAATTCTTTAAAATTGTAAAAGCAGGGTTTTCTTCGCCCCGAAAACAGCTTAAAAATAATTTCCAGAAAGTTTTAAGTAAAAAAGAAATGTTTCACGTGAAACATTGTCTTGATCTTTCAAGAAGGGCCCAAAGTTTGTCGATAGACGAATGGACTAAAATTTACAAAACCCTTGCAAAAAAGAAATAA
- a CDS encoding elongation factor P, whose amino-acid sequence MLNIGELKPGVIFILGKQPFEVIEAKHLHLGRGGAILQTKIKNLKTGAFLKRNFKPGDNFEEADVSRETFKYIYNHRGQYFFSNPKNPSKRFFLPEEKIGDKKRFLKPNIMVETIEFNNEVLDITLPIKINLEVKEAPSSFKGDTAQGGTKPVILETGAEIKTPFFIKKGDIVVVNTQKGEYVERAK is encoded by the coding sequence ATGCTGAATATAGGAGAACTAAAACCTGGTGTAATTTTTATTTTAGGAAAGCAACCGTTTGAAGTAATTGAGGCAAAACACTTACACCTTGGAAGGGGTGGAGCGATCTTACAAACAAAAATTAAAAATTTAAAAACAGGAGCCTTTCTTAAAAGAAATTTTAAGCCCGGGGATAACTTTGAAGAAGCGGATGTTTCACGTGAAACATTTAAATATATTTATAACCATAGAGGACAATATTTCTTCTCTAATCCTAAAAATCCTTCAAAGCGATTTTTTCTTCCGGAAGAGAAAATAGGGGATAAAAAAAGATTTTTAAAGCCAAATATAATGGTTGAAACAATTGAATTTAATAATGAGGTCCTTGATATAACACTACCAATAAAAATAAACCTGGAAGTCAAAGAAGCTCCATCTTCTTTTAAGGGAGATACAGCCCAGGGAGGTACAAAACCAGTAATTCTCGAAACTGGCGCTGAGATAAAAACGCCGTTTTTCATAAAAAAAGGGGACATTGTGGTTGTAAATACCCAAAAGGGGGAATACGTTGAGCGCGCCAAATAA
- a CDS encoding CCA tRNA nucleotidyltransferase, giving the protein MEIPKEVKLVIKNLKKANFEAYIVGGCVRDVLRKAIPKDWDVATNANPKEIQKVFPDSFYKNKFGTVTVKIPTNKKDIFEVEITTYRNEEKYTDKRHPDKVNWAKTIEEDLARRDFTVNAIALKLTDGKKKEITITDPFLGRKDLKNKIIKAVGEPKKRFSEDALRLLRAVRFATTLGVDWKIEQKTLSAIKKNAPWLQAISKERIKEEFEKIIMSEYAYDGLMLLHKTNLLKYIIPELEKGFGVSQNRHHIYTIFQHALLSLKYAVKYNYNLNVRLAALFHDIAKPQTKSGEGPDATFYNHDIVGAKIAMGILERLRFPKKTVEKVGTLIRNHMFFYDPEVVTESSVRRLLKKVGKENMEELVQLRITDRKGSGVPKARPYRLRHFEYMVSKVSRDPISVQMLKINGNEIMKILKTKSGPRVGLVLNALLSEVLDDPKKNKKEFLKKRTKELAKLNEKELKAKEKRVKEKKIEVDQEDKNKFWIK; this is encoded by the coding sequence ATGGAAATCCCAAAAGAAGTAAAATTAGTAATAAAAAACCTAAAGAAAGCTAATTTTGAAGCTTATATTGTAGGTGGCTGTGTTAGAGACGTTTTAAGGAAAGCTATCCCAAAAGACTGGGACGTTGCAACAAACGCAAACCCAAAAGAAATTCAAAAGGTGTTTCCAGACAGCTTTTATAAAAATAAATTCGGAACAGTTACCGTAAAAATTCCTACAAATAAAAAAGACATTTTTGAGGTTGAAATTACGACTTATAGAAACGAGGAAAAATATACCGACAAAAGACACCCAGATAAAGTAAATTGGGCAAAAACAATAGAAGAAGACCTTGCAAGACGTGATTTTACGGTAAATGCAATCGCGCTCAAGCTAACAGATGGCAAGAAAAAAGAAATAACAATTACTGATCCTTTTTTAGGGCGGAAAGACCTTAAAAACAAAATTATAAAAGCAGTGGGGGAGCCAAAAAAAAGATTTTCAGAAGACGCATTAAGGTTATTGCGCGCCGTAAGGTTTGCAACAACCCTTGGTGTTGATTGGAAAATAGAACAAAAAACCTTAAGCGCTATTAAAAAGAACGCCCCATGGTTACAAGCAATATCAAAAGAAAGAATAAAAGAAGAATTTGAAAAAATTATAATGTCTGAATATGCTTATGATGGCCTTATGCTCCTACATAAAACAAATCTTTTAAAATATATTATTCCTGAGCTTGAAAAAGGTTTTGGAGTTTCCCAGAACCGCCATCACATATATACAATTTTCCAGCACGCACTTTTATCTCTAAAGTATGCTGTAAAATACAATTACAATTTAAATGTAAGGCTGGCAGCTCTTTTCCATGATATTGCAAAGCCCCAGACAAAAAGCGGGGAGGGGCCGGATGCAACTTTTTATAACCATGATATTGTTGGAGCAAAAATTGCAATGGGAATTTTAGAAAGACTAAGGTTCCCCAAAAAAACCGTAGAAAAGGTAGGCACTTTAATAAGAAATCATATGTTTTTTTACGACCCCGAGGTTGTGACAGAATCCTCCGTAAGAAGACTACTCAAAAAAGTAGGCAAGGAAAACATGGAAGAACTTGTACAGTTAAGAATTACTGATAGAAAAGGCTCTGGCGTTCCAAAAGCAAGGCCATATAGGTTGCGTCATTTTGAATATATGGTATCCAAGGTCTCACGAGACCCAATTTCTGTTCAAATGTTAAAAATAAACGGAAATGAAATAATGAAAATTCTTAAAACAAAATCAGGACCAAGAGTAGGATTGGTTTTAAATGCCCTTTTGTCCGAAGTGCTTGACGATCCAAAGAAAAATAAAAAAGAATTCTTAAAAAAACGAACAAAAGAATTAGCAAAACTTAATGAAAAAGAACTAAAAGCTAAAGAAAAAAGAGTGAAAGAGAAAAAAATTGAAGTTGATCAAGAAGACAAAAATAAATTTTGGATTAAATAA
- a CDS encoding pilin: MKKNYKLFLLIFIFIISPFIIQAAGLVPCGGDGEPSCGLCHLFVMIRSVIVFLTGIAAVVLAIMLIVGGIMFVTAHGNPEWVTKARKTITGAIIGFLIVIMSWIIVNSVITFATGSENIFQNMGPWHKIQCNP, translated from the coding sequence ATGAAAAAAAATTATAAATTATTTCTTTTAATATTTATTTTTATTATTTCTCCATTTATTATTCAGGCAGCTGGCTTGGTGCCTTGTGGTGGAGATGGTGAGCCTAGCTGTGGTCTTTGTCATCTCTTTGTAATGATAAGAAGCGTAATTGTATTCTTAACTGGAATTGCTGCTGTTGTGCTTGCAATAATGCTTATTGTTGGGGGAATTATGTTTGTTACAGCACATGGGAATCCTGAATGGGTGACAAAAGCAAGAAAGACCATTACAGGAGCGATAATTGGTTTTCTGATAGTTATTATGTCTTGGATTATTGTAAATTCGGTCATAACGTTTGCTACTGGCAGTGAGAATATATTTCAAAACATGGGTCCTTGGCATAAAATCCAATGTAATCCTTAA
- the nusA gene encoding transcription termination factor NusA, whose product MEEIDLKTLSLAIMQIAEEKGIAKDKVIEVIETALAAAYKKEYGKKEEKYHAKFDKDSGKVNFCLVKKVVDDDMILDEDEVEEEEEEKTEENEEREQDFEEGEGERKVKFNEFRHIKIEEAVKTKKDVKPGDEIEFPLKKPERFGRIAAQTAKQVLLQRIREAEREAIYSEFDQKKDEVISGIIQRKEGDQVFVDVGKTIAFLPREEQIPGEFYKVGARMRFYCIAVKETPRGPEIAISRSHPKFLSKLFKIEVPEITSDIVEIKAVAREAGSRSKIAVAASEEGVDPVGSCVGQRGTRVNAVMQELGREKIDIIPWDERPEKFIENALSPAKIISVKVKGNKAEVRVPEDQISLAIGRDGQNVRLASDLTGWKIDVKTIEKGEEEEKEEKEEKRDEEEKKAKKNVEKEDKKTTKNSAKNKKAKKEEKTKENKK is encoded by the coding sequence ATGGAAGAAATAGATTTAAAAACATTGTCGCTTGCGATAATGCAAATAGCAGAAGAAAAAGGCATTGCCAAAGACAAAGTAATTGAAGTTATAGAGACTGCCCTTGCTGCTGCCTATAAAAAAGAGTATGGCAAGAAAGAGGAAAAATATCATGCTAAGTTTGATAAGGACAGCGGAAAGGTGAATTTTTGTTTAGTAAAGAAAGTAGTTGATGATGATATGATTTTAGATGAAGATGAGGTTGAAGAAGAGGAAGAAGAAAAAACAGAAGAAAACGAAGAAAGAGAGCAAGATTTTGAAGAAGGGGAAGGAGAGAGGAAGGTTAAGTTCAATGAATTTCGTCATATCAAAATAGAAGAAGCCGTAAAGACAAAAAAAGATGTAAAGCCGGGGGACGAAATAGAATTTCCTTTAAAAAAACCAGAAAGATTTGGCAGAATTGCAGCACAGACAGCAAAGCAAGTGCTTTTGCAGCGGATTAGAGAAGCGGAAAGGGAAGCGATATACTCTGAGTTTGATCAGAAAAAAGATGAAGTTATTTCTGGTATAATACAAAGAAAAGAAGGAGATCAGGTTTTTGTTGACGTCGGAAAGACTATCGCTTTTTTGCCCAGAGAAGAACAAATTCCGGGAGAGTTTTATAAAGTTGGAGCAAGAATGCGTTTTTATTGTATCGCTGTCAAAGAAACCCCAAGGGGCCCTGAAATTGCGATTTCACGATCGCACCCTAAATTCTTATCAAAACTTTTTAAAATTGAAGTGCCTGAAATTACTTCTGATATAGTTGAAATTAAGGCCGTTGCAAGAGAAGCGGGTTCTCGTTCTAAAATTGCAGTTGCTGCAAGTGAGGAAGGCGTTGATCCAGTTGGAAGCTGCGTTGGTCAGCGCGGCACGAGAGTTAACGCTGTCATGCAGGAGCTTGGGAGGGAAAAAATTGATATTATTCCTTGGGATGAGAGACCTGAAAAGTTTATTGAAAATGCTTTATCTCCAGCAAAAATTATTAGCGTAAAAGTAAAAGGAAATAAGGCAGAGGTAAGAGTTCCAGAGGATCAAATATCTTTGGCTATTGGCAGAGACGGTCAAAACGTGAGGCTTGCAAGCGATCTTACTGGTTGGAAGATAGATGTGAAAACTATTGAAAAGGGCGAGGAAGAAGAAAAAGAAGAAAAAGAAGAAAAAAGAGACGAAGAAGAGAAAAAGGCAAAGAAAAATGTAGAAAAAGAAGATAAAAAAACAACCAAAAATTCAGCAAAAAATAAAAAGGCCAAAAAAGAAGAAAAAACTAAAGAAAATAAAAAATAA
- a CDS encoding inorganic diphosphatase translates to MEIKVLVEIPKGSRQKYEYDEELGAIKLDRTLYSAMYFPFEYGSIKETLGEDGDPLDVVLISSFPTFPGCIVESEVIGYLEMEDEAGIDTKIIAVPKEKIDPRITTRKIEDVPEHTKKEIKEFFENYKNLEPEKWVKLKDFKSKEGAEKMIEEAQKRYKGK, encoded by the coding sequence ATGGAAATAAAAGTTCTCGTAGAAATTCCAAAAGGTTCAAGGCAAAAATATGAATATGATGAAGAGCTTGGAGCAATAAAGTTAGATAGAACTCTTTATTCTGCGATGTATTTTCCATTTGAATATGGTTCAATTAAAGAAACTTTAGGGGAAGATGGGGATCCTTTAGATGTTGTTTTGATTTCTAGTTTTCCTACTTTTCCAGGGTGTATTGTCGAGTCAGAAGTTATAGGTTATTTAGAAATGGAGGATGAGGCAGGTATTGATACAAAAATTATTGCAGTGCCAAAAGAGAAAATCGACCCAAGAATCACAACAAGGAAGATCGAAGATGTCCCAGAGCATACAAAGAAAGAAATTAAAGAATTCTTTGAAAATTATAAAAATTTAGAACCAGAAAAATGGGTTAAATTGAAAGATTTTAAGTCAAAAGAAGGGGCCGAAAAGATGATTGAAGAGGCTCAGAAAAGATATAAGGGGAAATAA